The Paralichthys olivaceus isolate ysfri-2021 chromosome 2, ASM2471397v2, whole genome shotgun sequence genomic interval GCCTGGATGACGAGTGTCTCAACAGTAACGTCATCCTGTTCTGTGACATCTGCAACTTGGCCGTCCACCAGGAGTGTTACGGTGTGCCCTACGTACCAGAAGGCCAGTGGCTGTGCCGCTGCTGCCTGCAGTCCCCTTCCCGTCCTGTAGACTGTGTGCTCTGTCCCAACCGAGGAGGTGCCTTCAAACAGACGAGTGATGGGCGTTGGGCCCACGTTGTCTGTGCCATATGGATCCCAGAGGTGTGCTTTGCCAACACAGTGTTTTTAGAGCCTGTTGAGGGTGTCAAAAACATCCCTACTGCTCGCTGGAAGCTCACCTGCTATCTGTGCAAGCAGAAAGGCAGAGGAGCGTCCATTCAGTGCCACAAAGCCAACTGTTACAGGGCCTTTCACGTTACCTGTGCCCAGAAGGCCGGCCTCTTTATGAAAATAGACCCAGTCCGTGAGACGGGCATCAATGGTACCACCTTCTCTGTGAAGAAGACTGCTTTCTGTGAGCATCACTCGCCCGTCGGGTTTCGGCGGGATGGGTCAGGAGACGAGTCGGTTGAAGGAAGACTGGTGGGGGGCCGAGGGAAccggggtcaaaggtcatataCTCAGAGCCCCCCGTCACCGACGAACAAGAAGGCTACCAAAggccagaagaagaagaatacaaaAAAGTCTGGTCGGTCAACACGTCGCTCAAATGTGCCTGTGCTGCTCGTGCCTCAGATCCCTTCTCACAGGTGAGaaatttacacatttttgaGAATTCATGTTACCTGGCATTTTTTAATGTCTGTGAGTATTTTTACTgacattaattaatattttgatTCACGTCATCTCAGTTTAGCGTTATGACCACCAGTGTTGCCACATAGGTTTTAATATGCAACTGTTACATCTCCACAGACTGAACAAGATCTGCACAGGagttgaagtccagagaaagaATCAGTTCATGCAGAGGCTTCATAACTACTGGTTACTGAAACGTCAGTCGCGGAATGGGATGCCTTTAATACGCCGACTTCACTCTCATCTGCAGACCcagaagacaacagaacaggtgaggagagagattATTACTTAAAGGTGCAGTTGTAGCACAGTTATATTGTTACATTGTGCTTTTGGTAGTTTTGTTATCATGTGATATTACGCATGAAACGATTTTTTAGTTTGTCTGAACAGGGCTATAGTTAAAGttgctgaaaacaaaatcagaaatgctgtgcatgtgtatttgtatagGAAGCAGAGAAGTGAGATGCGATCACAAGGTGTCACTAGAGACGCATGGAGACATATTCTATTGTCAGTTGTGAACTCATGTGTTATGAGCTGTCCGCTTGTGATTGGATCAGTCAAAATGGTTGtcaataccaggtctgaatagGGCCTTTGTAACATTTTCTCCGATTTTTGCGTTGCTCCTCTATGCTACACGgccactctcacacacaagctAGCACTGCAAAAGTCCTACCAAATCTGTGGCAGTAAATCAATACATTGTTTTTACTATCCttggcaggcaggcaggaaaACCTTTGCATATCACTGGCCCTCTGGACTCACCCCTCCGCCTCCCGGTCTTGCACATTTTGGTGTGCATTTAGGAACAATAGAATGTCAGGATTTCTGATAACGCATCAAATCTGTTCAGAACACAGTTAGTCATGGCACACCATCACACCATGTTTGTAAACTCACACTCTGAATTCAAGCATAAGCCCAGACATCACACTTCACCATAGCTGATTCAAATAGATGGCAAACTTCCACACAAGCCTTCACTGCTCTCTCTTTGCTGTAGTCCTCTCACTGTCACACAATTTGAAGtaacagagacaggaagttaaGTCATGGTCAAGGTGACCAAGTCTATGCAGCTGCAgataagagagaaaagaagggtGAGAAGAGAAATACAAAGAGGAGAAGGGTAGATTTAACCATCTAATCTTAAAAATTAAGTTAGATATATTTTTACTACCTTTTGATATTCACTTTGACAGCTGGCATACTACGTGCGCATAGCACCCATGTGGGGTTGTGACTGCTGGACTGCCCCCTCAGTTAAATCCTACACATTTGTCCTTTAATCTATTCTCCACTCATTTACAATGCCCAGTGATGCTGTTTTAACCAACAAATGCAGGTAAAACCGGATTTAACCACAGTGTTTTagatggtaaaataaaatggtCATTGTAATAGCTTTCAGTGAATCTATTCTGAATCTGAAGCCTGATCTCTTTGTCCTCATTCCTTTATGTCCAGAGGGAGCCTGACGAAAAGCTGTCTGCTGCAAGAGAGGAGCTTCGATACTGGCAAAAGTTGAGGCAGGACCTGGAAAGAGCCAGACTTCTGGTGGAGCTGATTCGCAAGAGAGAGAGGCTAAAGAGAGAACAGGTGCGAGAACAGAGGAAGCATGAAGGCTCGAGACATGCTATAATTATTTAGGGCACTTTTATAACACTCCTGTCAGCATTGGCACTCACAAACATCTGTTAGCGCTGCAACAATTAAGAAATGCACTTaactcctgacattttcctgaaaattTCCAAAGGGGCTGTATCTGAAAACATAAATGCCCGGGTCAGTTACTCTAGATATTTTTAGAAACTTTTCCCGACAGTCCCCCTGGTAAAAcatgtctgaatgagcccataaagcaggaaaatgtctgagtgagcatGTAGATGACGTTGCGAGACGTGATTTGACACAAAACTGGAAGagtacaaatatctcaggttcAAAAAAGAGTTGCCATTCACGTAGAACAACTAAGTCAATTTGGAAAGACAATTGGGAAACAAAAATGCAGCAGAAgttttattcaattcaattttcaattcaattttatttatatagcgccaattcataatttacattatctcaaggcactttacatttaaaggtcaagaccataaaacaatattaacatagagaaacacaacagttcccacaatgagcaagcacaggcgactgtggagaggaaaaactccctcattaacagggagaaacctctggcagaaccaggctcaatgtgggcggtcatctgcctcgaccggttgggatgaggaaagaaaaggaaggggggaggaaaggagaaatGGGTGGAAtttgggggagagaagagagagatgaggtggggagagagagagagaccgggaacaattgggcaccatcagtatcagggctgattataacaTGCCTTCCTCCTGCATGCACGACCCAGCCAGCAGCCCTCGTCTGAACATCCTTGACatttccctgttgttgtgacacagacactgactaTCTCCTTCTATGTTTTTCATAAGTGAAATCTGAAAATGGGTCTGGTCAATTGATTGCCACTGATCGAATGTGACTAATGAGTCATCTATGAAAATCATTGAGATTGACTATCTTGCAAAACAAAATTGTTTAGAGCTAAAGATGTTACCTTGGGCTTTAAGATATTTTGGAGGGCTTTTATGAACAAAATGATGACTCATTTAATTGAGTAAACAACAGGCAGATGAATTCACAATGACAATAAATGTTAGAGGCCGCTGTATTCTCGGTTCTCCTCAGTATTCGTCATTCATTTGAACCCCTTAAGAGTGACCTTGTCTTTCCTCTGCTCCCCCCTGTGTAATCACATCATCTCTCTCCAGATGAAAATTCAGCAGGCTGCCCTTGAGCTGAAGTTGACCCCAGCGCTGATGCTTCTCAGATCCACCTTGGACCAACTGCAAGAGAAGGACACAGACAAAATCTTCTCTCAGCCCGTTAATCTTTCAGAGGTTGGTGCAGTTTGATAAATCAtttcataaatatacatttttcacTCAGCAGCATATTTACTTTAGCTTTATTATGCCTCCACTAATATCCTGATTATAATCATTCACTGAGGTCCCAGATTACTTGGAGTTTGTTTCCCAACCCATGGACTTCTCCACCATGCGCACCAAACTGGAGGGACACGGCTACTGCTCCATCACGGACCTGGAGAGGGACTTTGAACTCATGATTTCAAACTGCCTCAAGTACAACTCCAAGGACACCATGTTTCACAAGACGGCTTTACAGCTGCGGGAGGTGGGCGGAGCTGTCCTCCGCCACGCCCACAGGCAGTCTCAGAGTATTGGTCTCGACCCCAACACTGGCATGCATCTCCCAGAGGCGCCAAACAAACATGGCTTCTACCACTGTACGTGGGATGATGGTGAGTTAAGAATGGCAACTAGatttttctaaattaatttAACCAACATGCCTCATGTATTTCATCTTTTTCCCCCCCTCAGTGGACCCTCTCCTGGACCCAGAGAACCGACTGCACTTAAGCACAGACGAGCAGCTAAAGGCCTTGCTGGACAAACTCGACATGGTTACATCCATGCGTACCAGCGGTGGCCGAACCAAACGAATCAGGCTGCTGCGCCGAGAGATCAACACTCTCAGACAGAAAATGAACCAGCAGCAAAACactcagtgtgtgaatggtaataacaaggaggaggacgtaccagatgaagaggaggaggaggaggaggtggaggagaaagaaaagaaatcagagaAGACGGATATTGTGGATAATGGACATTTGACCACAGTGTCAAACTCTGGGAATggtaaaatgatttttaatatgtattattCACTTGCTTTAGTTTAATAGAATTTTTGATTTAACTAATTTAACTTCACTgtaaataatttatcatttgTGCTGCggcttaaaatattttttattattgattaatctgctTAAGTTTCATGATCAATCATTTTGTCAATTACATGTGAAATAGTTAAGAATTCCCATTATAATTTCCCTCAGTCTAATGTGATGTCTTCAAAAGTCTATACTTTATACAAAAACCCAAAGAAATTCTATTACAGtgattaaaaaagagagaaacagccTGTCAGTAACTTTTGGAAGATAAGTCAACTAATCATATTCtacatatgatatatatatatttctcttCCACCCAGATGACTCTCCACCTGTGCTAGAACTTACTTGCCCGGTGTCATCACCACTGCCGGGAGATGCTCCTCTCGAGCCTCCTGTACTGGGAATTGTAACTGGAGGGCGAAGGTCACCCGGACGCTCCTTCAAGCGTCAGAGGTCATCCCGCAGTGGGAGCAAAAGCCAAGGTGAAGACGAGGCTGAGGTCGGTGAAACGCCATCTTCACAACAAGAAGCCGTTCACGAGGCTACGCCACTGGGATCACCCCCAACTCTACCTTTGGCTGGAGTTGGTCGTCGTACATCTGTTTTGTTCAAGAAAGCTAAAAATGGGGCACGGATGGCGAAGAACAAGTCCCCGCTGCAGCAGAATGGGAAAACAGCTGACAGTAAAACCAATGGCCTGGAGAGCACCTCTGCTAGTCCAAAATCACCCAGTGTGACAAACATCACTGCTTTACCTCCCACTCCAAACCCCTCTCCTgcacctccctctccctctgcgCACCACCTGAGGTCCAGAGGCTTCAGCCCAGAGACAGAAGCAGACAAACTCCCTCCACCACCCAAAGAAGCAGGTAGTGACAAAATATATCATTTCAATTCTGAAAAAGATTCTTGAGTCCATGTCAGTCatgatttcatttgtgtttgtgccaggTCTCACAaatggaaaacacatttctgcagaCCATGATGATGACGACCAAAAATTAAAGTGAGTATGGAGAGATGCATAATTGTTGGTATTGAATTAACTaacaaataaatggacaggggtggaaacacaacctccttggtagaGCTACATAACACCTGACTGCTACTCGATGGAGCGTTACAGcaagtgattgtttttttgttttctggccCTTTACTGTTATGTGACACTCAAAGAAAACCCACTGAACAATATCAGCTTAGCACCACACGTTAGATGGACGAAGATGGCaactagctggtgaacatagcGACTATTTAGGAGCAAGAGAGCCTCACATTTCACTAATAAGTTGGAGATGAGAAATATCACTGTTGCGTTCTGATTTGTCATTGATGTCCCTTAGttcctacatttttttttattatcacagGTTAAAATCCTCTACCTCTcttaccttctctctctctctgtctctctcgtaCTGTTTACAGCTGTAGTGTCTCCCCACCCAAACGTAGTCGGGGTAAACCTGCACTGGCTAAAGTCCCGAGCAGTGAGAATGGAGACATCTCTGGGTCTGGTGTGTATCAAGACAGGATAATCAAATTACAGTGAAAAgcctctgtttttgtgtgtttattgaagGCGCAGTGctaaaatatacacacacaaaaaaagtttCAAGGGTTGCAAGTTAGAAATAAAATTGATAATTTTGGTGACCAGTTCAGTGTAgttcagttttcagtttggGCTCAAGAGCTGTCATGAATACAAATTAATTGGATCTATTGGAATATCCTGTTCACAGGAAAGTCTACACTTCTGTCTTTAGATAGTGAGACAGAGCTCGCACCACTGGACCTAGTTTGGGCCAAATGCAGAGGATATCCGTCATATCCAGCAATGGTGAGAATGAATTCATCTTTTTCAAAGGTTTCCATACAACACCTTTCTTTGACTATATAAGGGCATATTTGTCAAAGTGCTGTAACTGACAGAATTTACTGTTGGATTTACAGATTGTCGACCCTGACATGCCGCAGGAAGGGCTTCTTCACAATGGCATCCCCATTCCAGTGCCTCCTGTGGAGGTGCTTAAACTGGGTGAGTGGAGACAAACGGAGGAAGGCGAGAAGCTTTTCTTGGTGCTCTTCTTCGACACCAAAAGAACTTGGTAAGTTTCCGACAGGCAGGATAAAGCTCATGCTGAATTTCACAACAATCATGACTAGTCCTGTCCTGCTCACTTTGAAAATGGTCCCTTACAATTTTCAGGCAATGGCTCCCTCGTGACAAACTACTGCCGCTGGGGATGGATGACACTGTAGACAAGTTGCGCTTAATGGAAGGCAAGAAACCCAGTGTTCGCAAGTCTGTACACACTGCGTATGACCGGGCCATAGTACATTTAAACCACGTGAGAGGAAATCTTAACTTCACTCCCTCCAATTTTATATGAATTTTATctgaaacatttttatcatcTTAAACAGGCTGCCTGGTTATACATTTAGAAGCTTCATCAGTGCTCTTAAAGGGTGAGAAAGTCAATTATCAACAGTTTCAACAACAGTTTTTGGTATTTGAAGGTTTTCTGTATAAAACTGATGCTCTGGTTTttaaaatggagagaaaaagtgCTTGAACACATTTTGTAGATGAAATTGTTGgtttattcacttttttttttttaaaggttttacaCAACCACTGTTGCTATGTGTtcatataaagtttttattttaggcCAAAGTGAGTCAAGAGAAGTGTAAATATTTACTCATCAAAGGGATTGTCTAGATTCAATATGTATTTAGATTGTACTTGCCATAGAAATGTCACTGTGTTTATTGAAGAGTGAAAGTCCCACTTTATATTCACGTCATATCTGGACTCTATGGATGAAATGTTAAAGGTTTGTTGTCTAAGTGGtactgaaaaataatttaagataatatttaatattgttattatttttcaaattgatgCAAAAAGCAGGAAACTTAACGAAACTATTGTTTAGGTTACACTCTCAAAAACAATTATACTGTATGAAGGTAACTTGTAAGGAAGGCAAGTTCCCTTAAAATGATCATTACAATGACAAGCTCTTCAGAAAATAGGTTAGAGGTGAAATCTTTCAAAGTTGACTCTACATGTGTCCGTCTGTAGTGCTTCTGTCTCTTCTATTATCTTTTTACCCCCTtatgttaaaggtacagtgtgtagaatttagtgatatctagtgttgaagttgcatgttgcagctgaacacccctcacctcaccctctccttccaaacatgaaaaagaacctgtggtaccTTCAGTTggtataaaaactcaaaaggttttagtttgttcagtctggactaatgtaaaaaacatggcggcctccgtagagagggtcccctccatgtaaatataaagtatttaaatataaagagtcttttctggggtaaagaaaactacaattcacacaatttagatgtaatgaactagtgaaaacatcatgaggattattctacattacatttctgccaatagatcctttcacctaaatcttacacactggaccttttttaaaaaaaaaagaagagagacatCCATACTTAAAATGATCCCTATATTGAGTCATACTGTATTTAGTGTTTTAATTAaggttatttttaatttatttttatttctgaatttgTCCTTTTACTGGTTTTGTCACAGCTCatataaacaatgaaaacactcGTACAGGACTTACAGTGAACGCTTAATCTCTCTGAGTGTTCTGTGAGACGTATCAAATTAAAAGTACTGCAAATAGAAGGAccaatagaataaaaaatagaaaatttaAGTAGAATATTAAAAAGTATGCTAAGACTGTAGAATTGGTATTGACCCTGAATTAAAATCTGAAGTGAAGCCTGGCTGGTTCAACTCTTACAATaagtttttgttgtttgcacATTTTCCTCAACAATACTGACAATTGCAGATACATTAGATGGATTCAGGTTCTTAGACGTACAGGTTCATTTTGGTGAAATATCCCCCAGTGCAAACATTCTTGAACTTGCAGTCCAGCTATGACGTGTTGTGGGTGGGACTTGAGAGGTTTTGACTTATTTTTCCATATTGTGAAACTGTATATTGATACTAGAATGTTGGAGAACCTGGTGCAGCTACTTGGTTATTTAAGATGCGACGCCACTACGGAGGTGAAGCTGATTATTTGTGGTTATCCTAACAAAGTCTTTTGCAATCACCCAATGAAGAACTTGCAATTGTTTCATTTTGCAAATCTGGCTGAAATTACTTGAAAAGCACAATCagactgtttaaaaaaatatattggtGACTCCTGGAGCCCGATGCTGTGGCATCAAACGTGCGTGTTTGtacactatatacatatatgtatacagTCTCAGTGTGGTAAAGGTGCATGTGTATAGttttgtaaatatgtaaatgtatgtttatattGGCTTACATGAAGTAATTTAAggaatgcagaaaaaaaatttagattttaatttataaatttGTGGCAGTCGAGAGTgttatttaaaaagtaatattGAAAAAAGATTTATGTATGATGCTACGTAGCTCTTTGTAATAGTGACGGTCATCACCAACATGTCAGAACATTCTCTAAAAGTGACACCTGAGCTCTGTGGGCTGCAGTCACACTGCACTCAGCCGACAAAGGGTGTTTTATCTTTTCCTCGGGTGGCAAAGGAGATTTTCGATCTTGTCATTTGAGTTGTTCCGCAAGATCTATAAATCTGCCTGAGACAATATTTTCTCATACAAGAATAAATGCTGTTTGCAAcaaatgcatgtgtgaatgttatttttaaGAATGATGTGCATCTGTTTGAGTCATTCATCACACTGCAGCATCTTGGGTGTCCCTCAGGTCGAGATaccattagaaaaaaaaattggagtACAAGAAGATTTGACAAGAAGGAAAAATGATCCACATTTCTGTATCAGGATTGTTTGGCTGTTTGTGTCAGAGCCTCTAATTCCAGATTTTAGATTTGCAGCTGCCCATGTTATCCCTGCTCCTGAGTTGTTAAGTGTTGTTGATGTTAGTGACCAAATCATTCTCATCAGAAAGGAAATGTCTGTTATTTTGTAATACGTCACATTAATTGTACCAATGAAGAATTAATTCATCATTCAACAGGAAAcgtttgcttgtttgttagCAAAAGGTGCTGAACagatggtggaaggatgcggtgTGGGGCAGAGAagaatttaaacatttgaagtgGATCTGGATAAGGAGGCAgaatcaggattttttttttaacgttttcacagattttccagATAATAATTCAGgaatcttgattttaaaatatcagacatgttttggggagtgatatttatgagtgtgagcaatttggtgcCGATCTACTGCTGTTAAATTTGGTTTGATaaggactgtttggccttggcagaggtatagaCTCTATACTAGTTTAATGTTTTAAGATCCTATGGGGTTACCTGTATTAGTACTACCTGTTGAGGAGAACTATTAGGTTACACCAGCAATTATTTGAAAATCAACTGTCTCTGATTATAATTAGGACCAAATTAATTTGATCTTTTCAGAGAAACTCACATGTGACATAAATTCCACACCAGAAAAAAGATACatcatgttttcttatttttctaatagataataaatgaaacatATTCATTACATCTCTACTTAATAAGGACACGTGTACATTTGTGCAACctgggatttattttattatactaGACACTCTTTAAGACTTGAACTGAGAGGAAACTCCTCAGTGGACACAAAGGATGAGGCTACTGTTTATAGATCATCTTTACAAAACTATTACCCAAAAAGAGAAGTACCAGGTGTCAGCTGACTAGGCgtttctgcagaaaaacaatgtgCCAGCTCAGAGGCGTCTTCTTAGCTTAACAGATGATCTCCAGACCGACGAGGTTCGACTTCTAtcaatgaaaacactgactgtGGAAATGACGGTTCAACAGGCTGGGGTTTCCTACTTGTTTTCTACACAAAATGTAACATGAATGAcacctgattgttttcatttgagtgggatataaaacaacatgttttcaaGCTCCGTCACAGGGATGTGCCACCGATTCATGGAGGgcgtttgtgtgttcatgtcccATTATGACACATAGTGGCCCATCCCTGTTCTGGCAGTTCCAGTCGTTATTCAGGTTTATTCTGAAcccacaaacacagcaaaccttCCATTCTTGcatatgcttttttttgttacGTCAgagtgtttttgtgtcatgAAAAAAACTTCATGCGATAATTAGTCTGTGAAAGGTAGTTTAAGTTCA includes:
- the brpf3a gene encoding bromodomain and PHD finger-containing protein 3 isoform X2, with product MRKVSRWECETVVRGLNMGRGRGRGRGRGRGSSVQLRPPSPYRLQLSPSRETLTYAQAQKIVEVDLEGRLHRIHITDPLPVITEDEMTAQDITECNSNKENSEQMQSKTRSWKKPSNSKSKKSGKNTTHQNQRSGSQQHTGATNSLQHPSNQSPLPEPTFRVLSSVNPSEAPPLPAAYYRFIEKSLEEQDSVAEYDMDEEDLAWLEMVNQKRVCDGHASVPPDTFELLIDRLERESILESRNQALSQSAVDEDAFCCVCLDDECLNSNVILFCDICNLAVHQECYGVPYVPEGQWLCRCCLQSPSRPVDCVLCPNRGGAFKQTSDGRWAHVVCAIWIPEVCFANTVFLEPVEGVKNIPTARWKLTCYLCKQKGRGASIQCHKANCYRAFHVTCAQKAGLFMKIDPVRETGINGTTFSVKKTAFCEHHSPVGFRRDGSGDESVEGRLVGGRGNRGQRSYTQSPPSPTNKKATKGQKKKNTKKSGRSTRRSNVPVLLVPQIPSHRLNKICTGVEVQRKNQFMQRLHNYWLLKRQSRNGMPLIRRLHSHLQTQKTTEQREPDEKLSAAREELRYWQKLRQDLERARLLVELIRKRERLKREQMKIQQAALELKLTPALMLLRSTLDQLQEKDTDKIFSQPVNLSEVPDYLEFVSQPMDFSTMRTKLEGHGYCSITDLERDFELMISNCLKYNSKDTMFHKTALQLREVGGAVLRHAHRQSQSIGLDPNTGMHLPEAPNKHGFYHCTWDDVDPLLDPENRLHLSTDEQLKALLDKLDMVTSMRTSGGRTKRIRLLRREINTLRQKMNQQQNTQCVNGNNKEEDVPDEEEEEEEVEEKEKKSEKTDIVDNGHLTTVSNSGNDDSPPVLELTCPVSSPLPGDAPLEPPVLGIVTGGRRSPGRSFKRQRSSRSGSKSQGEDEAEVGETPSSQQEAVHEATPLGSPPTLPLAGVGRRTSVLFKKAKNGARMAKNKSPLQQNGKTADSKTNGLESTSASPKSPSVTNITALPPTPNPSPAPPSPSAHHLRSRGFSPETEADKLPPPPKEAGLTNGKHISADHDDDDQKLNCSVSPPKRSRGKPALAKVPSSENGDISGSGKSTLLSLDSETELAPLDLVWAKCRGYPSYPAMIVDPDMPQEGLLHNGIPIPVPPVEVLKLGEWRQTEEGEKLFLVLFFDTKRTWQWLPRDKLLPLGMDDTVDKLRLMEGKKPSVRKSVHTAYDRAIVHLNHVRGNLNFTPSNFI
- the brpf3a gene encoding bromodomain and PHD finger-containing protein 3 isoform X4 produces the protein MRKVSRWECETVVRGLNMGRGRGRGRGRGRGSSVQLRPPSPYRLQLSPSRETLTYAQAQKIVEVDLEGRLHRIHITDPLPVITEDEMTAQDITECNSNKENSEQMQSKTRSWKKPSNSKSKKSGKNTTHQNQRSGSQQHTGATNSLQHPSNQSPLPEPTFRVLSSVNPSEAPPLPAAYYRFIEKSLEEQDSVAEYDMDEEDLAWLEMVNQKRVCDGHASVPPDTFELLIDRLERESILESRNQALSQSAVDEDAFCCVCLDDECLNSNVILFCDICNLAVHQECYGVPYVPEGQWLCRCCLQSPSRPVDCVLCPNRGGAFKQTSDGRWAHVVCAIWIPEVCFANTVFLEPVEGVKNIPTARWKLTCYLCKQKGRGASIQCHKANCYRAFHVTCAQKAGLFMKIDPVRETGINGTTFSVKKTAFCEHHSPVGFRRDGSGDESVEGRLVGGRGNRGQRSYTQSPPSPTNKKATKGQKKKNTKKSGRSTRRSNVPVLLVPQIPSHRLNKICTGVEVQRKNQFMQRLHNYWLLKRQSRNGMPLIRRLHSHLQTQKTTEQREPDEKLSAAREELRYWQKLRQDLERARLLVELIRKRERLKREQMKIQQAALELKLTPALMLLRSTLDQLQEKDTDKIFSQPVNLSEVPDYLEFVSQPMDFSTMRTKLEGHGYCSITDLERDFELMISNCLKYNSKDTMFHKTALQLREVGGAVLRHAHRQSQSIGLDPNTGMHLPEAPNKHGFYHCTWDDVDPLLDPENRLHLSTDEQLKALLDKLDMVTSMRTSGGRTKRIRLLRREINTLRQKMNQQQNTQCVNGNNKEEDVPDEEEEEEEVEEKEKKSEKTDIVDNGHLTTVSNSGNDDSPPVLELTCPVSSPLPGDAPLEPPVLGIVTGGRRSPGRSFKRQRSSRSGSKSQGEDEAEVGETPSSQQEAVHEATPLGSPPTLPLAGVGRRTSVLFKKAKNGARMAKNKSPLQQNGKTADSKTNGLESTSASPKSPSVTNITALPPTPNPSPAPPSPSAHHLRSRGFSPETEADKLPPPPKEAGLTNGKHISADHDDDDQKLK
- the brpf3a gene encoding bromodomain and PHD finger-containing protein 3 isoform X1, which translates into the protein MRKVSRWECETVVRGLNMGRGRGRGRGRGRGSSVQLRPPSPYRLQLSPSRETLTYAQAQKIVEVDLEGRLHRIHITDPLPVITEDEMTAQDITECNSNKENSEQMQSKTRSWKKPSNSKSKKSGKNTTHQNQRSGSQQHTGATNSLQHPSNQSPLPEPTFRVLSSVNPSEAPPLPAAYYRFIEKSLEEQDSVAEYDMDEEDLAWLEMVNQKRVCDGHASVPPDTFELLIDRLERESILESRNQALSQSAVDEDAFCCVCLDDECLNSNVILFCDICNLAVHQECYGVPYVPEGQWLCRCCLQSPSRPVDCVLCPNRGGAFKQTSDGRWAHVVCAIWIPEVCFANTVFLEPVEGVKNIPTARWKLTCYLCKQKGRGASIQCHKANCYRAFHVTCAQKAGLFMKIDPVRETGINGTTFSVKKTAFCEHHSPVGFRRDGSGDESVEGRLVGGRGNRGQRSYTQSPPSPTNKKATKGQKKKNTKKSGRSTRRSNVPVLLVPQIPSHRLNKICTGVEVQRKNQFMQRLHNYWLLKRQSRNGMPLIRRLHSHLQTQKTTEQREPDEKLSAAREELRYWQKLRQDLERARLLVELIRKRERLKREQMKIQQAALELKLTPALMLLRSTLDQLQEKDTDKIFSQPVNLSEVPDYLEFVSQPMDFSTMRTKLEGHGYCSITDLERDFELMISNCLKYNSKDTMFHKTALQLREVGGAVLRHAHRQSQSIGLDPNTGMHLPEAPNKHGFYHLDPLLDPENRLHLSTDEQLKALLDKLDMVTSMRTSGGRTKRIRLLRREINTLRQKMNQQQNTQCVNGNNKEEDVPDEEEEEEEVEEKEKKSEKTDIVDNGHLTTVSNSGNDDSPPVLELTCPVSSPLPGDAPLEPPVLGIVTGGRRSPGRSFKRQRSSRSGSKSQGEDEAEVGETPSSQQEAVHEATPLGSPPTLPLAGVGRRTSVLFKKAKNGARMAKNKSPLQQNGKTADSKTNGLESTSASPKSPSVTNITALPPTPNPSPAPPSPSAHHLRSRGFSPETEADKLPPPPKEAGLTNGKHISADHDDDDQKLNCSVSPPKRSRGKPALAKVPSSENGDISGSGKSTLLSLDSETELAPLDLVWAKCRGYPSYPAMIVDPDMPQEGLLHNGIPIPVPPVEVLKLGEWRQTEEGEKLFLVLFFDTKRTWQWLPRDKLLPLGMDDTVDKLRLMEGKKPSVRKSVHTAYDRAIVHLNHVRGNLNFTPSNFI